A genome region from Pantanalinema sp. includes the following:
- a CDS encoding amidase — MAYDLTPMNAPRATGALLDLMARLLENPLTGPLLARPQLDGMGLSRLREMPIAEPIPAVHPLFESLPPTLAEPAPFTVPDSPFEGLGFRFETAADFAEAYRSGATTPLEVAERLLNQSRELDRLDPPMRLLIAQDADDLLSQARASTERYRIGSPLGALDGVPVAIKDEVDQVPYPTTAGTRFLGKEPAVRDAETVARFRAAGALLIGKANMHEIGLGVSGINPHHGTPRNPYDPMRIPGGSSGGSAAAVAAGLSPLALGADAGGSIRIPAGLCGVVGLKPTFGRVSEDGAAPICWSVAHLGPFGATARDAALGYLVMAGPDVKDPNTHFQPSPHLRGFETRDLRGIRLGFYRDWFEDAQAPVVEACRQMLEILRDAGAEIVEVEIPELGLLRLVHSITTVAEMLAAHQGYYERHPEAFGHEVRVNFALLRQVRSDDYLLVQRHRARLHRQVMAVMGTIDGLVTPATACTARPIAAGALRYGESNLPLMSELMRYMPLANLTGLPAIVFPAGYDPDGLPIGLQVIGRAWEEAFLLRVAHVAERHVERHAPRIHHRLLNAQPSLRPIYR; from the coding sequence ATGGCCTACGATCTCACGCCCATGAACGCCCCACGGGCGACCGGCGCCCTCCTCGACCTCATGGCTCGTCTCCTCGAAAATCCCCTCACCGGCCCCCTCCTCGCCAGACCTCAGCTGGACGGCATGGGCCTCTCTCGGCTCCGGGAAATGCCCATCGCCGAGCCGATCCCTGCCGTTCACCCCCTCTTTGAGAGCCTTCCTCCGACCCTTGCCGAGCCCGCCCCGTTCACCGTACCCGACTCCCCCTTCGAGGGTCTGGGCTTTCGCTTCGAGACCGCGGCGGACTTCGCGGAGGCCTACCGCTCCGGGGCCACTACTCCCCTCGAGGTGGCGGAGCGCCTCTTGAACCAGTCCCGGGAGCTCGATCGGCTCGATCCTCCCATGCGTCTCCTCATCGCCCAGGACGCCGACGACCTGCTCTCCCAGGCCCGCGCGTCGACGGAGCGTTACCGGATCGGATCGCCGCTCGGCGCCCTGGACGGTGTGCCCGTGGCCATCAAGGACGAGGTCGACCAGGTCCCTTATCCCACCACGGCGGGAACCCGCTTCCTCGGCAAGGAGCCCGCAGTCCGGGACGCAGAAACCGTCGCCCGCTTCCGGGCGGCTGGAGCCCTCCTCATCGGGAAGGCCAACATGCATGAGATCGGTCTGGGCGTGAGCGGCATCAATCCCCACCACGGCACTCCCCGCAACCCCTACGATCCGATGCGGATTCCCGGAGGGTCCTCGGGGGGCTCGGCAGCGGCGGTGGCCGCGGGGCTCAGTCCCCTTGCCCTCGGCGCCGATGCCGGAGGATCGATCCGGATTCCTGCGGGCCTCTGCGGTGTCGTCGGCCTCAAACCGACCTTCGGCCGCGTCAGCGAGGATGGAGCCGCCCCCATCTGCTGGAGCGTCGCCCACCTGGGTCCTTTCGGTGCGACTGCCCGCGACGCGGCGCTGGGCTATCTTGTCATGGCGGGGCCTGACGTGAAGGACCCCAACACCCACTTTCAGCCCTCGCCCCACCTCCGGGGCTTCGAGACCCGCGATCTCCGGGGCATCCGGCTCGGATTCTACCGGGACTGGTTCGAGGACGCCCAGGCCCCGGTGGTCGAGGCATGCCGCCAAATGCTGGAGATCCTGCGGGATGCCGGAGCGGAGATCGTCGAGGTGGAGATCCCGGAGCTCGGGCTCTTGCGACTGGTCCACAGCATCACCACCGTCGCCGAGATGCTGGCGGCCCATCAGGGCTACTACGAGCGGCATCCGGAGGCATTCGGGCACGAGGTCCGGGTGAACTTCGCACTGTTGCGCCAAGTGCGCTCGGACGACTACCTCCTGGTTCAGCGCCACCGGGCGCGGCTGCATCGGCAAGTGATGGCCGTCATGGGAACGATCGACGGCCTGGTGACTCCCGCGACAGCCTGTACCGCCCGCCCCATCGCCGCAGGTGCCCTGCGCTACGGGGAGTCCAACCTGCCGCTGATGAGCGAGCTGATGCGCTACATGCCGCTCGCGAACCTGACGGGACTGCCGGCGATCGTCTTCCCAGCGGGCTACGATCCAGATGGCTTGCCGATCGGGCTTCAGGTGATCGGCCGAGCATGGGAGGAAGCCTTCCTCTTGCGCGTGGCCCATGTGGCCGAGCGGCATGTCGAGCGCCATGCCCCCCGGATCCATCACCGCCTCCTGAATGCTCAGCCTTCCCTCAGGCCGATCTACCGCTGA
- the metG gene encoding methionine--tRNA ligase: protein MTSKKYYITTAIDYGNAPPHIGHAYEKIAADALARYRRLRGEEVFFLTGLDEHGNKIEKAADAAGVSPQAFVDDIAAKAKEVWAALNVSYDGFIRTSDPAHRAAVQRIFKRLVDKGDIFKAKYEGWYCKGCEEFKNERDLPEDKICPQHQQPVEWSSEENYVFKLSNYRDRIRTHIEQNAGFLQPEARRNELLNLLETFPDISVSRQNVRWGIPVPGDESQVIYVWIDALSNYLTGIGYDTDMARFNQWWPAELHLVGKDITKFHAIIWPALLMALDLPLPRQIFGHGFVNMAGLKMSKTIGNVVEPKAFAEEYGADAIRYYLLREVSFGRDGDFTYEAFEARVNADLANNLGNALNRTLTILEKNFEGKVSPRFPEIEGDLPGRVEETLATVVARMDEMAIEEAIASVWGLLDAVNKYIDSTAPWALAKNGETEKLGGVLYAVLEALRIAATLASPYIPTLAAKIWEQLGIEAPLSAQRWSDLAWGGLAEGTVTNKLGPIYPRIGAELAGAKKKG from the coding sequence ATGACCTCGAAGAAGTACTACATCACCACGGCGATCGACTACGGCAACGCGCCCCCCCATATCGGGCACGCCTACGAGAAGATCGCCGCCGATGCCCTCGCGCGCTACCGCCGGCTGCGCGGCGAGGAGGTCTTCTTCCTGACCGGGCTCGACGAGCACGGCAACAAGATCGAGAAGGCCGCGGATGCCGCCGGCGTCTCGCCCCAGGCCTTCGTGGACGACATCGCGGCCAAGGCCAAGGAGGTCTGGGCGGCCCTCAATGTCAGCTACGACGGCTTCATCCGCACCAGCGATCCCGCGCACCGCGCAGCGGTCCAGCGCATCTTCAAGCGCCTGGTGGACAAGGGCGACATCTTCAAGGCCAAGTACGAGGGCTGGTACTGCAAGGGCTGCGAGGAGTTCAAGAACGAGCGCGACCTGCCCGAGGACAAGATCTGCCCTCAGCACCAGCAGCCGGTCGAGTGGTCCAGCGAGGAGAACTACGTCTTCAAGCTCTCGAACTACCGTGACCGGATCCGGACCCACATCGAGCAGAACGCCGGGTTCCTGCAGCCCGAGGCGCGCCGCAACGAGCTGTTAAACCTGCTCGAGACCTTCCCCGACATCTCGGTCTCGCGCCAGAACGTGCGCTGGGGGATCCCGGTGCCCGGCGACGAGTCGCAGGTCATCTACGTCTGGATCGACGCCCTGTCCAACTACCTGACGGGGATCGGCTACGACACCGACATGGCGCGCTTCAACCAGTGGTGGCCCGCCGAGCTCCACCTGGTCGGCAAGGACATCACCAAGTTCCACGCCATCATCTGGCCCGCGCTCCTGATGGCGCTCGACCTGCCCCTGCCCCGCCAGATCTTCGGGCACGGCTTTGTCAACATGGCCGGCCTCAAGATGTCCAAGACCATCGGCAACGTCGTCGAGCCCAAGGCCTTCGCCGAAGAGTACGGCGCCGACGCCATCCGCTACTACCTGCTGCGCGAGGTCTCGTTCGGCCGCGACGGCGACTTCACCTACGAAGCCTTCGAGGCCCGCGTCAACGCGGATCTCGCCAACAACCTGGGCAACGCCCTCAACCGCACCCTGACCATCCTCGAGAAGAACTTCGAGGGCAAGGTCAGCCCGCGCTTCCCCGAGATCGAGGGCGATCTGCCCGGCCGCGTCGAGGAGACGCTCGCGACCGTCGTCGCCCGGATGGACGAGATGGCCATCGAAGAGGCGATCGCCTCGGTCTGGGGCCTGCTGGATGCGGTGAACAAGTACATCGACTCGACCGCGCCCTGGGCCCTGGCCAAGAACGGCGAGACCGAGAAGCTCGGCGGCGTCCTGTACGCGGTGCTCGAGGCCCTGCGTATCGCGGCCACCCTCGCCTCCCCTTACATCCCGACGCTGGCTGCCAAGATCTGGGAGCAGCTCGGCATCGAGGCGCCTCTCTCGGCCCAGCGCTGGTCGGATCTCGCCTGGGGGGGGCTCGCCGAGGGGACGGTCACCAACAAGCTCGGCCCCATCTACCCCCGCATCGGCGCGGAGCTCGCCGGCGCGAAGAAGAAGGGCTAG